A segment of the Candidatus Zixiibacteriota bacterium genome:
TTTTAATCCGGATAGTCTTAGTACGGGTATCAACCGTATCGGTCCCGATGAGAAAATCGATGTAATTGTCATCGATCCCGGCCATGGCGGCAGCGATTATGGCGCGATTGGAAGATATAAGCGGACGCGCGAAAAAGAGATTAATCTTGAAATCGCCAGGTCATTGGCCAAGCTAATCCGCAAGGACAAACAATTCAAGGTTATCATGACGCGTACCAAGGATACCTATGTCTCTCTGGATGAGCGGGCCAGAATTGCCAATGATGCCCAAGCCGATTTATTCGTTTCGATTCATTGCAATTCGTCGTCCAAGAAACAGGCCAGCGGTCATCAGGTTTTTTATCTTGCTCCGGCCAAGAACGATTCCGCCCGGGCGATCGCTCAGATTGAAAACGCCCCGTTTCTGATAAACGATCCCGGGTTGAGTGAAGCTCCCGAAGACGATCTGGCTTTTATATTAAATGATATGATCCAAACCGAATTTTTAGCCGAATCGGCGGATCTGGCATATATGACCGATATCGAAGTGCGCAAAAAAATAAATATCCGTCCGCGAGGCGTTGACCATGCCGCTTTTTTTGTCTTAAATCGCGTCTATATGCCTTCGATTCTGGTTGAAGCGGCATTTATATCCAACAAGGATGAAGAAAAATTGTTACGCAAAAAGAGTTTTCGTAATAACATCGCCAAGGCGATTTATAACTCGATTAAAAGATTTAAGGCCAAGTATGAAAGGATATGATGAATAATAAGCCGATAGGCGTTTTTGATTCGGGAGTCGGCGGATTAACGGTTCTGGCGGCTATTATGAAAGAGCTGCCTGATGAAGATTTAGTCTATTTCGGCGATATGGGCCGGACTCCTTATGGTCCTCGTTCCAAAGACATCATCATTCAGTTTACCCGGCAGGATGTTGCTTTCATGCTCGAACAGGATGTCAAATTCATTGTCGGCGCGTGCAATTCGGCCTCGGCGGTAGCAATCGATACTGTCGCCGCTGAAAATGCAATCGGGATGCTGGGTGTAATAAAGCCGGGTGCGCGGGCGGCCATCCGGACTACTAAAAACGGTAAAGTCGGCATTATCGGCACCCAGGCGACCATAGCATCGGATGCTTACCCAAAGGAAATCCATGAAATCGATGCCGACATAAAAGTATTTTCGCTGGCCTGTCCCCTGTTTGTGCCTCTCGCTGAAGAAGGGTATCAGGACAAAGAAGCGACATATCTAATAGCCGAAGATTATTTGAAAATCCTGCGTGAAAATGATATCGATACGCTGGTTTTGGGTTGCACTCATTATCCGTTATTAAAGGAGCCGATTCAGAAGGCGGTGGGCGACAGCGTTACTATCATTGACTCAGCGACATTTACAGCAACAGAATTGAAACAGTATCTCGAGAAAAATAATTTGCTTAAAGAAGAATCGACTCCGGCGACATATAAGTATTTTGTCTCGGATGTACCGGAGAAATTCGTCCCCGTCGCGGAGAGGTTTCTGGGACAACGAATTGAGAACATAATCCGGGTCGATATAACGAAGTATTGATATATTCGATAAAATTGGAAGAAAAATATGAAACTTGTACTGGCGACGAATAATCAGGATAAAGTTCGGGAGATGAAAAATCTGCTCGATGACCTCGATATTGAAATACTAACCTCAAAAGATTTTGATGATTTTCCGGAAATCGAGGAAACAGGAACGACTCTCGAAGAAAACGCGATCCTAAAAGCCGAAGGTATTTTCAAGGCGACCGGTCTCCCCTCTCTGGCCGACGATTCCGGTCTCGAAGTTGACGCTCTCGGCGGCGCGCCGGGTGTCTATTCTTCCCGTTACGCCGGTCCGGATTGCTCATACGAAGACAATAATCGCAAGCTTATAAAAGAAATGACCG
Coding sequences within it:
- a CDS encoding N-acetylmuramoyl-L-alanine amidase — its product is MRLTAWIFVIIFFAFCGCLYADDVKVKTSGGTVKISSYGSDDALYYNLSELNQLLIGRMEWITPGISVRMILDTNRYEFTVGSPYLNLNGTPYNMLVPALVKKGALYVPAEYFSPLLNLGRPENITWNPERKTLSIDAEWFHITDVAIMPKANGLLIEIFMTAPLHFEITESEGNWINLHFPDVRINSNKILSSIDRRYVRKINAFQFETSAQLSFRLRRGYKKFYHSFKPNPGRLQISIEDALFNPDSLSTGINRIGPDEKIDVIVIDPGHGGSDYGAIGRYKRTREKEINLEIARSLAKLIRKDKQFKVIMTRTKDTYVSLDERARIANDAQADLFVSIHCNSSSKKQASGHQVFYLAPAKNDSARAIAQIENAPFLINDPGLSEAPEDDLAFILNDMIQTEFLAESADLAYMTDIEVRKKINIRPRGVDHAAFFVLNRVYMPSILVEAAFISNKDEEKLLRKKSFRNNIAKAIYNSIKRFKAKYERI
- the murI gene encoding glutamate racemase, with protein sequence MMNNKPIGVFDSGVGGLTVLAAIMKELPDEDLVYFGDMGRTPYGPRSKDIIIQFTRQDVAFMLEQDVKFIVGACNSASAVAIDTVAAENAIGMLGVIKPGARAAIRTTKNGKVGIIGTQATIASDAYPKEIHEIDADIKVFSLACPLFVPLAEEGYQDKEATYLIAEDYLKILRENDIDTLVLGCTHYPLLKEPIQKAVGDSVTIIDSATFTATELKQYLEKNNLLKEESTPATYKYFVSDVPEKFVPVAERFLGQRIENIIRVDITKY
- a CDS encoding XTP/dITP diphosphatase — translated: MKLVLATNNQDKVREMKNLLDDLDIEILTSKDFDDFPEIEETGTTLEENAILKAEGIFKATGLPSLADDSGLEVDALGGAPGVYSSRYAGPDCSYEDNNRKLIKEMTGIEKEKRTARFQCVIAICIGENDTKLVDGKAEGFITEESSEFIHGFGYDPVFYYPPLSKTFAEITLEEKNEVSHRGIALIKAKQMLAERLS